GATCAGAAATGCAGAAATCACAAGCCGCTTCATATGCCCTCCTTGGTCTTAAAAGTTTCAAATTGAGGATATTAACATCTGGCCCGGCCAAATCAATGAAAATCTTAACGGGAATGGGCGTGGGTGCGCCCTGCGGTCCCGGGGCGGGGGTGTCGCCATAAATGAACGGTTTCCCTACCGGTGCCGGATGTGTTATAGAAAATCGCCCCTGTTTGCTGCCGGAGCAGGATATCGGTCCCACCTGCGGTTCAGGTGCAATCTCCAAAAGAGTGGAAGCGATGCAGCAAGATACGCCACAGAGAGTGAAAAAGTGGAGCAGCAAGAGCATCGGCTCCCGATTCCAGCACTGGATCTTCTACACGCTGATCCGGCTCGGCGGTCGGGGCGCGGCCTACCTGCTCTTGCGCTGCGTGGTGTTTTACTACGTGCTTTTCTCCCCCTCGGTGCGCCGTCGCTGCTTTCCCTACCTGTCCCGGCGCTTCCCACAGCGGCAAGGACTGGCCCGCCTCGTGGACTGCTACCGCCTGAGCCTCGGCATCGGTGAGGTCCTCGTGGACCGCGCGGCCCTGGGCATCCTTGGCACCGAAGGGCTCACCGTGGACCAGGCCGACCAGGCGCGTCTCGAGGACCTGGTTGGGCGAGGGCAGGGACTGATCCTGGTCACCTCGCACGTCGGCTCCTGGCAGGGTGCGATGGCGGTGCTCAAGTTCCTGGCGACGCCGGTCAATCTCCTCATCCATCGCCAGGAGGGGGACCTGGATCGCCACTTCTTCGAGCACGGCGGCGAGAACCCGTTTCGTGTCATCGACCCCGCGGGATATCTCGGCGGAACACTGGAGATGATGGGGGCACTCAAGAGGGGGGAGATCGTTTGCATCATGGGGGACCGCGCCATGGGAAGCGAAAGCGGGACCATTAAGGACAACTTTCTGGGCGGGGAGGTGGCCTTCCCCTACAGCCCCTACAAGCTCGCCGCGGCGACCGGCGCACCGATCGCTCTTATCTTCCCGGTCAAGACCAGCGCCACGAGCTACGCGCTCAATCTCGCCAGGGTGTTGAGCGTGCCTCACCTCGGGGGGCGCTCGGGCGAGCCGTACCGCCCATTCGTGAAGGAGTACGTGGCGGAATTGGAGCGCTTCACGGCGGAGCATCCTTACCAGTTTTTCAACTTCTTCGACATGTGGGAGGACGGCGCAGCAACAACGGGAAAACGGTAGCGGAAGAGGACGCGCGGCATTGACAGGACAGGGTGACGTGGAAACATATTAGCTGCCGCAAATTCCACTACCCCGGTCGCCCGACGCCTGCTGCCAAGCGGCGGGAGCTAAAAGGTTTCCGCACATGCCAGCTGCCGTGACACCACGCACACCGACGCCTCCCCATGGTTTCCGGCCGCGCTCCCACCGCATCGGCACGCGGTCCCTTCTCTTCGTCGTTACCCTGCTCTCCCTGGTCGGTTGCGCCATCCTGAACCGATATATCCTGGTGCCCAAGCAGAACCTTACCGTGACCCCGGCGCAGTATCGCATCCCGTACCAGGAGGTGTGGTTCAAGACCCTGGACGACGTGGAGCTTAACGGGTGGTTCCTGCCGGGCGAGCCGGGGCGGCCGCTGGTACTACTCTTCCACGGCAACGCCGGCAACCTCTCCGATAACCTTGGTTACCTGAGACTTCTGCACGACAGTGGGCTGCCCCTGTTCATCTTCGACTACCGCGGTTTCGGCAGGAGTAATGGCGAGGCTTTCAAGGAAAGGGACTTCTACCGCGATGCGCGCGGCGCGCTCGCCTACCTGCGACAACAGGGGTGGAGCCGAGACCGGATCATCTTTTTCGGCCAGTCACTGGGCGCCGCCGTGGCGCTGCAGATGGCGCTGGAGGGGAAGCCGGCCGGGCTGGTGATGGAAGGCTCGTTCACTTCCATGGAGGACATGGTGAAGCACGTTTCCCGCCTGGCTTACTTCACGGTCGGTTGGTGGGGCATCAGGTTGTCCTTCGACAACTTCCACAAGATCGCCCGGGCCGGGGTACCGCTGCTGCTGATCCACGGCGACCGCGACCCGGTGACCCCGGTGGAGATGTCACGGCGCCTGTACCTGCGTGCCGGCGCACCCAAAATGCTGCACATCATCGCCGGTGGTGGTCACTGCAACGCCTACGAAGTCGCCCCCGCCTCCTACCTCACCGTCTGGCAGAGCTACCTGCTCGCCCTCCCCGCCGCAGCGACCGCAGCGGCGCCGGCCGATCGGTCCTGACTGCGTTTGACTTTAAGGCGCTTTTCCGTCATCATGCCTTGCCGATTCGACCCCACCCAGGCCAAGGATCCGTTCCATGATATGCCCGTTGTCCCCGGCGCACCTAGTGGCGCTGACTGCCTTCCAGATCGCCGCCGTTCTCCTCTTCATCGACCCCATCTGGGCCGCGTTGCCGCTGGTCCTGTTTATCCTGCTGTGCCTGCTGACGCCGTTTTCCCCCCGCTTGAGCTTTTTCCTTCCCATTACCAGCCGTGGCGCCAAAGGGACCCGTGGGGTGGCGCTCACCTTTGACGACGGCCCCGATCCGCTGGTCACGCCGAAGGTACTGGAACTGTTGCGGCAGCACGGCATCAGCGCGACCTTCTTCGTCACCGGCCGGCGCGCCGAGCGCTATCCGGAGCTGATCGAGGTGATCCTGGCGGCGGGGCACGCCGTGGCCAACCACAGCCTGAACCACGACCCCTTCCTGATGCTGAAAGGGACCGAGACCCTACGGCGCGAGGTGGCGGGGGCGCAGCAGGTGTTGCGCCGTTTCGGCATCCAGCCGCTCGCCTTCCGGCCGCCGGTGGGGATCACCAACTCGCGCCTGTGGCGGGTCCTCCTGGAGAACGGGATGTTCTGCGTCAATTTCAGCTGCCGGGCGGGGGACATGGGGAACCGGAGAATTGCCGGCTTGGCGCGGAAGATCCTTGGCAAAGTGAAGTCTGGCGACATCGTCCTGCTGCACGACGTGGCTCCCCCGAAAGGGGACGCGGCGCAGCTTCTGGGAGAGTTCGCGCAGTTGATCGAGGGAATGAAGGCAAAGGGGCTGGAGATCGTGCCGCTGGCGCGACTGATCGGCAGGGAGGTCATGCAGCGGGAAGGGGCCTTCCCGGATCCCGCGGAACTTTTCTACGACGGGTTGGCGGCAGGGTACGATGACGAACAGTTCCACTCCAACGTTTCGATGTCGCGCACCATGGAGCAGCAGCTCTTCGAGGCACGCGTGCCCACCCTCTTCAGCGGGCGCGGCCGGGTGCTCGAGATCGGCGCTGGGACCGGGATCTTCACCCTCGACATCGCGCGCAACTGTTCCGAGGTGGTGGCGGTCGATATCTCCGCCAAGATGCTGCAGCTCCTCGAGCATAAGGCCAAGGCGCAGGGGATCGACAACGTCAGGCTGGTGAAGGGAAACGTCGAGGACCTACCCCTGTCCGGCCCCTTCTCGGTAGTCTGTGCCTTCTCCGCGCTGGAGTACCTGAAGGACCTGCCCGGACTCCTCAAGCGGCTTGCCCCCGAGGTGGAGCCCGGCGGGACCATCTACTTCATCACTGCCCGCACCTCGCTATTCCGGTTGTTCACCCAGATCGGCAATGCCATGCGCCAGGGGATGTGGCTGCAATCGCGCAGCCGCCGCCGGATGGAGCGGATGCTCAGCGATGCCGGTTTCGAGCCAGTGAGCGTCACCGCGCATCTTTTGAAGTGCGTCATCAACGGCGGCATGCTGCTGGAGGTGGTGGCGCGCAAGCGGGAGAACGCTGAGGCCGCGGTAGCGGCGGCAGCGCCCGGGGAGACGCGATGAGCGGTGTGATGACGGGCCGCGAACAATGGCCCAGGACACTGGTGCTGGTGCCGGTCTACAACCATGCGGCCACCCTGCGGGACGTGGTGCAGAAGGCGCTCGACCAGGGGCTGGAGGTGCTGGTGGTGGACGACGGGAGCACGGACGGGAGCCTGGACCGTGTCGCCGACCTCCCAATCCGCCGGCACCGGCTCCACTGCAACCAGGGCAAGGGAGGCGCCATTCTCGCCGGTGCGGAACTGGCGCGGGAAGCCGGGTACGAGGCGCTGCTCACCATCGATGCCGACGGGCAGCACGATCCGGCCGATGCCCCCGCCATCCTCGGTGTGGGGAGTAGCGCCTGGCCCTGCATCGTGATGGGGGCGCGGGAGATGGAGACCGACAACGTGCCGCGCTCCAGCGTGTTCGGCCGCAGTTTCTCCAACTTCTGGGTGCGGCTGGAATGTGGCCGGACGCTGCCCGATACCCAGAGCGGCTATCGGCTCTACCCGGTGCAGTTCCTGGAAGGAGCCCGCTTCATCACCCGGCGCTACACCTTCGAGATCGAGGTGCTGGTGCGGGGATGCTGGGCCGGGCTGCCGCTTCTGTCAGCGCCGGTCTCGGTTTACTACCCGCCGGGGGACGAGCGGGTGTCGCACTTCCACAAGTTCAAGGACAACTTCAGGCTCACCTGCCTGCACACGTACCTGGTGACCCGCTCACTGATCCCGTGGCCGCACCGCAGGCTATTCAAAGGGGAAAGCGAGGAGGGGAGGCTCCCCAGCATCCTGAGGCCGGCGGAGTTCTTCAGGGCGCTGTGCCGGGAGCACACCAGCAGCGTGGAACTTGCCGCCGCGGTCTGGCTCGGCATCTTCGTGGGCTCCCTCCCCATCATCCCCTTCGGCATCGCCGCCACCGTGTACGTCGCGCACCGGCTGCACCTGAACAAGTTGGCTGCTGTCGGTGCGGGGAACCTCTGCATCGCCCCCTTTGTTCCCTTCGCCTGCATCGAGGTCGGGCACTACCTGCGCTACGGTACGTTCTGGTACGACTTCAACCGACGCAC
This window of the Geomonas agri genome carries:
- a CDS encoding polysaccharide deacetylase family protein; translation: MICPLSPAHLVALTAFQIAAVLLFIDPIWAALPLVLFILLCLLTPFSPRLSFFLPITSRGAKGTRGVALTFDDGPDPLVTPKVLELLRQHGISATFFVTGRRAERYPELIEVILAAGHAVANHSLNHDPFLMLKGTETLRREVAGAQQVLRRFGIQPLAFRPPVGITNSRLWRVLLENGMFCVNFSCRAGDMGNRRIAGLARKILGKVKSGDIVLLHDVAPPKGDAAQLLGEFAQLIEGMKAKGLEIVPLARLIGREVMQREGAFPDPAELFYDGLAAGYDDEQFHSNVSMSRTMEQQLFEARVPTLFSGRGRVLEIGAGTGIFTLDIARNCSEVVAVDISAKMLQLLEHKAKAQGIDNVRLVKGNVEDLPLSGPFSVVCAFSALEYLKDLPGLLKRLAPEVEPGGTIYFITARTSLFRLFTQIGNAMRQGMWLQSRSRRRMERMLSDAGFEPVSVTAHLLKCVINGGMLLEVVARKRENAEAAVAAAAPGETR
- a CDS encoding DUF2062 domain-containing protein, with the translated sequence MSGVMTGREQWPRTLVLVPVYNHAATLRDVVQKALDQGLEVLVVDDGSTDGSLDRVADLPIRRHRLHCNQGKGGAILAGAELAREAGYEALLTIDADGQHDPADAPAILGVGSSAWPCIVMGAREMETDNVPRSSVFGRSFSNFWVRLECGRTLPDTQSGYRLYPVQFLEGARFITRRYTFEIEVLVRGCWAGLPLLSAPVSVYYPPGDERVSHFHKFKDNFRLTCLHTYLVTRSLIPWPHRRLFKGESEEGRLPSILRPAEFFRALCREHTSSVELAAAVWLGIFVGSLPIIPFGIAATVYVAHRLHLNKLAAVGAGNLCIAPFVPFACIEVGHYLRYGTFWYDFNRRTLLEQVHHRLWEWLLGSLLVGPLLGAVGGVVTYLLVRALRGRLAPEG
- a CDS encoding alpha/beta hydrolase; the encoded protein is MPAAVTPRTPTPPHGFRPRSHRIGTRSLLFVVTLLSLVGCAILNRYILVPKQNLTVTPAQYRIPYQEVWFKTLDDVELNGWFLPGEPGRPLVLLFHGNAGNLSDNLGYLRLLHDSGLPLFIFDYRGFGRSNGEAFKERDFYRDARGALAYLRQQGWSRDRIIFFGQSLGAAVALQMALEGKPAGLVMEGSFTSMEDMVKHVSRLAYFTVGWWGIRLSFDNFHKIARAGVPLLLIHGDRDPVTPVEMSRRLYLRAGAPKMLHIIAGGGHCNAYEVAPASYLTVWQSYLLALPAAATAAAPADRS
- a CDS encoding LpxL/LpxP family acyltransferase, whose translation is MQQDTPQRVKKWSSKSIGSRFQHWIFYTLIRLGGRGAAYLLLRCVVFYYVLFSPSVRRRCFPYLSRRFPQRQGLARLVDCYRLSLGIGEVLVDRAALGILGTEGLTVDQADQARLEDLVGRGQGLILVTSHVGSWQGAMAVLKFLATPVNLLIHRQEGDLDRHFFEHGGENPFRVIDPAGYLGGTLEMMGALKRGEIVCIMGDRAMGSESGTIKDNFLGGEVAFPYSPYKLAAATGAPIALIFPVKTSATSYALNLARVLSVPHLGGRSGEPYRPFVKEYVAELERFTAEHPYQFFNFFDMWEDGAATTGKR